One Parageobacillus sp. KH3-4 genomic region harbors:
- the tsaB gene encoding tRNA (adenosine(37)-N6)-threonylcarbamoyltransferase complex dimerization subunit type 1 TsaB, with amino-acid sequence MKILAIDTSNVAMGVALVEEDIVKGEIVTNIKKDHSARLMPAIQSLLKDCGVSPHELGLIVVARGPGSYTGVRIGTTIAKTLAWALKIPIVGVSSLEALAANGRYFSGVISPFFDARRGQIYTGLYRYNDGQLECIENDRIVLADEWARKLQERQERVLFIGSDIALYKETFQQQLGGFAQFAPPSLQLPRPGELALLGKNKEKEDVHTFVPNYVRLAEAEAKWLAKQKGENKYGDENSVSLNDLK; translated from the coding sequence ATGAAAATATTAGCGATCGATACATCAAATGTGGCAATGGGCGTCGCGTTAGTGGAAGAAGATATCGTAAAGGGAGAAATAGTGACAAATATAAAAAAAGACCATTCCGCGCGTTTAATGCCGGCGATTCAGTCTTTATTAAAAGATTGCGGCGTGTCTCCCCACGAACTAGGGTTAATTGTCGTCGCGAGAGGACCGGGATCTTACACGGGAGTGCGCATCGGGACAACGATCGCAAAAACGTTGGCGTGGGCATTGAAGATCCCAATTGTAGGTGTGTCCAGCCTTGAAGCGTTGGCGGCAAACGGAAGGTATTTTTCCGGTGTCATTTCCCCATTTTTTGATGCGAGAAGAGGGCAAATTTATACAGGATTATATCGTTATAACGACGGTCAGCTGGAATGCATAGAAAATGACCGGATCGTTTTGGCTGATGAATGGGCGCGCAAACTGCAGGAAAGGCAGGAGAGAGTGTTATTTATCGGATCCGATATCGCGTTGTATAAGGAAACATTTCAGCAACAACTTGGCGGTTTTGCACAATTTGCACCGCCATCGTTACAGCTGCCTCGCCCAGGTGAGTTGGCGTTGCTCGGAAAAAATAAAGAAAAAGAGGACGTTCATACTTTTGTGCCTAATTACGTTCGCCTTGCTGAGGCAGAAGCAAAATGGCTTGCCAAGCAAAAAGGGGAAAACAAATATGGGGATGAAAATTCAGTTTCGCTCAATGACCTTAAATGA
- the tsaE gene encoding tRNA (adenosine(37)-N6)-threonylcarbamoyltransferase complex ATPase subunit type 1 TsaE, which translates to MERYELIVRSPEETMHLAAKFGEKLMEKDVITLEGDLGAGKTTFTKGLAKGLGVRKTVSSPTFTIVKEYKGRLPLYHMDVYRLEDTMEDLGFDEYFDGDGVTVVEWAHLIEPQLPPERLNIYLFHHGNDERKLVIEPIGKRYEQLCKEILES; encoded by the coding sequence ATGGAACGCTATGAACTGATTGTGCGCTCTCCTGAGGAAACGATGCATCTTGCGGCAAAATTTGGAGAAAAGCTAATGGAAAAAGATGTCATTACGTTAGAAGGGGATTTAGGCGCGGGGAAGACGACGTTTACAAAAGGGCTGGCCAAAGGACTAGGAGTAAGAAAAACGGTTAGCAGTCCTACCTTTACGATCGTCAAGGAATATAAAGGCCGCCTCCCTCTTTATCATATGGATGTGTATCGTTTGGAAGATACAATGGAGGATCTCGGTTTTGACGAATATTTTGACGGAGACGGCGTGACTGTCGTCGAATGGGCACATCTCATCGAACCGCAACTGCCGCCGGAAAGACTGAATATTTATTTGTTTCACCATGGCAATGATGAACGAAAATTGGTAATTGAACCAATCGGAAAACGATATGAACAGCTATGTAAGGAGATTTTAGAGTCATGA